One Helicobacter kayseriensis genomic region harbors:
- a CDS encoding 4-hydroxy-3-methylbut-2-enyl diphosphate reductase: protein MEVRLAESYGFCFGVKRAIKIAERSRGGVTFGALIHNPKEIERLKNSFGVRLAQSLNELKSGDQVIVRTHGIPKNDLLSLRQKNISITDATCPYVTKPQKIVEEMSDQGYQIIIFGDIDHPEVKSVMSYSSTPVIVVGNLEELKEKKILKRVALISQTTKQTSKFLEIAHFLMCCAYETRVFNTICNATFQNQDATRKLAKEVDIMVIVGGLTSSNTQQLLNIAKEYCKDSYLIEDEKNLNKKWFVGKKICGLSAGASTPDWIIQNVKRAIEAL, encoded by the coding sequence GTGGAAGTGCGTTTAGCTGAAAGTTATGGATTTTGTTTTGGTGTCAAAAGGGCAATAAAGATTGCAGAAAGAAGTCGAGGAGGAGTTACCTTTGGGGCTCTTATCCATAATCCTAAAGAAATTGAGAGATTGAAAAACTCTTTTGGTGTACGTTTGGCTCAAAGTCTTAATGAGTTAAAGAGCGGAGATCAGGTGATTGTGCGTACACATGGAATCCCCAAAAATGATCTTTTGAGCCTGCGTCAAAAAAATATCTCCATAACCGATGCGACATGCCCTTATGTTACTAAACCTCAAAAAATTGTTGAAGAGATGAGTGATCAGGGATATCAAATTATTATTTTTGGAGATATTGATCACCCAGAAGTTAAAAGTGTGATGAGCTATTCAAGTACGCCAGTTATTGTTGTAGGAAATCTTGAAGAATTGAAAGAAAAGAAGATTCTTAAACGCGTTGCTTTGATTTCTCAAACAACAAAGCAAACAAGTAAATTTTTAGAAATAGCACATTTTTTGATGTGCTGTGCTTATGAAACAAGAGTGTTCAATACTATATGTAATGCAACTTTTCAAAATCAAGATGCTACAAGAAAACTTGCTAAAGAGGTGGATATTATGGTGATTGTTGGGGGATTGACATCATCAAACACGCAACAGTTGCTTAATATTGCAAAAGAATATTGCAAGGATAGCTATTTGATTGAAGATGAGAAGAATTTAAATAAGAAATGGTTTGTGGGCAAAAAAATATGTGGTTTAAGTGCTGGAGCTTCAACTCCAGATTGGATTATTCAAAATGTGAAGAGAGCAATAGAAGCTCTATAA
- a CDS encoding 30S ribosomal protein S1: MRINPEQIESLELDDEFDFETMFNESEKANGRGRIQNGVIVRIDNEYAMIAVGGAKQEGRLPIAEIQDLSGNLLFKVGDQIEIYVSNNQERLNISYKRVEKLKKLEQKINEIKNNFEGMVVDCRIIRKNKGGYIVEFDEIEAFLPKRESALKDDGKNIGKQIRAMIIGINEEEKTIVVSRKKYLDEIEKNREENVQKLLQDKTKIYEGIVTKTTSFGLFVEVEGVEGLVHYTEISYNGPVNPVVVAQVGEKVQVKVLGFNAEKKRLSFSIKATMEDPWLEIQDKLEVGDTIRVVASKIENYGVFVDLGNGTEGFLHISEISWDKQLRHPSDVIVQGQELDVEIIEIDAEQRRLRVSLKKMLPKPFAEFTKKVKVGDVVEGKVVKVMDFGVFVNIGEVDGLLHNEDYSWDKNQKASSLKVGDLVKVKVIKIDEEKEKLSLSTKALEESPLDRFLQKHNIDSIVKGKIVDIKDFGIFISLGEVEALIRDEDLQPLKKEELQVGTEVEGVIAHIDRQHSRVRVSIKRLDRIKEREQLNQYNSDTKMTLGDILKRRN; encoded by the coding sequence ATGAGGATAAACCCAGAACAAATTGAAAGCTTAGAATTAGATGATGAATTTGATTTTGAGACAATGTTTAATGAAAGTGAAAAAGCAAACGGTAGAGGAAGAATTCAAAACGGTGTAATTGTCAGAATCGATAATGAGTATGCCATGATTGCTGTAGGTGGGGCAAAGCAAGAGGGAAGATTGCCAATTGCTGAAATTCAAGACTTGTCAGGAAATTTATTATTTAAAGTCGGGGATCAGATTGAAATTTATGTTAGCAATAATCAAGAAAGATTAAATATCTCATATAAAAGAGTTGAAAAACTCAAAAAGCTTGAGCAAAAAATCAATGAAATTAAAAATAATTTTGAAGGAATGGTTGTTGACTGTCGAATCATTCGAAAAAATAAGGGTGGCTATATTGTTGAATTTGATGAAATTGAGGCTTTTTTGCCCAAAAGAGAATCTGCCCTTAAGGATGATGGGAAAAATATTGGGAAACAGATTCGTGCCATGATTATTGGTATCAATGAGGAAGAAAAAACAATTGTTGTTTCTCGAAAGAAATATCTTGATGAGATAGAGAAAAATCGAGAAGAAAATGTTCAAAAGCTTTTGCAGGATAAAACCAAAATTTATGAAGGTATTGTTACAAAGACTACTTCTTTTGGTCTTTTTGTCGAGGTTGAAGGAGTGGAAGGTCTTGTTCATTACACAGAGATTAGCTATAACGGTCCAGTAAATCCGGTTGTTGTTGCTCAAGTTGGAGAAAAAGTTCAGGTTAAAGTTTTGGGATTTAATGCTGAGAAGAAAAGGCTTTCCTTTTCTATAAAAGCTACCATGGAAGATCCTTGGCTAGAAATCCAAGATAAGCTTGAGGTGGGAGATACAATTCGTGTTGTTGCTAGCAAAATTGAAAACTATGGAGTTTTTGTAGACCTAGGCAATGGGACAGAAGGATTTTTGCATATATCAGAAATCTCTTGGGATAAGCAGTTGCGCCATCCATCTGATGTGATTGTTCAGGGTCAAGAACTTGATGTTGAGATTATTGAAATTGACGCAGAGCAGAGACGTTTAAGAGTTTCGCTTAAAAAAATGCTCCCCAAACCTTTTGCTGAATTCACAAAAAAAGTCAAAGTAGGGGATGTGGTTGAGGGGAAGGTCGTCAAAGTAATGGATTTTGGGGTGTTTGTCAATATAGGTGAAGTTGATGGTCTTCTTCATAATGAAGATTATTCTTGGGATAAAAATCAAAAAGCTTCATCTTTAAAAGTCGGAGATTTGGTTAAGGTTAAAGTGATTAAGATTGATGAAGAAAAAGAAAAATTATCACTTTCGACAAAAGCTCTTGAAGAATCTCCACTGGATCGCTTTTTGCAAAAACATAATATTGACAGTATTGTGAAGGGTAAGATTGTTGATATTAAGGATTTTGGAATCTTTATTTCTTTGGGTGAGGTTGAAGCTTTGATTAGAGATGAGGATTTGCAACCACTCAAAAAAGAAGAGTTGCAGGTTGGCACAGAAGTTGAAGGCGTTATTGCGCATATTGATCGACAACATTCAAGAGTGCGTGTCTCAATTAAGCGACTTGATCGAATTAAAGAAAGAGAGCAGTTAAATCAATATAATTCCGATAC